In Reichenbachiella agarivorans, one genomic interval encodes:
- a CDS encoding FeoA family protein: protein MIKSAADLKPGQRGMVKDFTDEYISLKLLEMGVLPGTEIEMKFAAPLGDPICVDVSGYALSLRLEEARTIILS from the coding sequence ATGATAAAATCAGCAGCAGATTTAAAGCCAGGGCAAAGAGGGATGGTCAAAGACTTTACAGACGAGTATATCTCTCTCAAATTGTTGGAAATGGGTGTACTGCCAGGCACTGAAATCGAAATGAAGTTTGCTGCTCCCCTTGGTGATCCTATCTGTGTCGATGTCTCTGGTTATGCGCTCTCGCTGAGATTGGAAGAAGCCAGAACTATTATTCTTTCTTAA
- a CDS encoding MutS-related protein, whose protein sequence is MSQQDKVTFFQERRQYFERKYQKKRNQSFRLGWVRVLSFLAMAILLYFLMKDRETSWAIYSLILYLPVFGQLVNLHNKKKNEANLAKHLIQINEEEVLRLERKLKTLPDGKKYAEHEHPYSSDLDIFGTHSLFQLLNRSHFEGSRQTMALWLNHPADHQTILRRQQSIIELKDDIDWCQTNMAHSYSPKAKKDEETQSLSNILSHLAQDTKVLDKKIWHVAQVILPLLAMLTLVAHFWLGIDFRWIFLPMLINVLFLRVIFAPLLNLTRNLEGITHLLSGYESFLRAIEKRAFESSLLQELKSTINQEERASKVIKQLKASLHLLTNRGNLFYQVLNSLFVLDIFMLQRVKNWHKHYGHAVIHWLEAADQVSVIADLAAFSFAHEEYRFPTVDSSDIWIQSAEMSHPLLACGKSVSNDFALSGRGHLALITGSNMSGKSTFLRTLGINLVLAQMGAPVSASSFRFTPIRLFSSMRTQDNLEESVSSFYAEIRRIKQLLDQINEEKPTLYLLDEILKGTNTKDRHAGAIALIEQLTAQNCIGLISTHDVELAELINPKMINFSFNSTLVNDEILFDYKLTNGPCRSFNASALMKKMGIIKK, encoded by the coding sequence ATGAGCCAGCAAGACAAAGTCACTTTTTTTCAAGAAAGACGGCAGTACTTCGAACGGAAATATCAAAAGAAGAGAAATCAAAGCTTTCGCTTGGGTTGGGTTCGTGTGTTGAGTTTTTTGGCCATGGCTATTTTACTTTACTTTCTGATGAAGGATAGAGAAACTAGCTGGGCGATTTACAGTCTCATTCTCTATCTTCCAGTATTTGGTCAATTGGTCAATCTTCACAACAAGAAGAAAAATGAAGCCAATTTGGCGAAACATTTGATTCAAATCAATGAAGAGGAAGTGCTCAGACTTGAGCGCAAGCTGAAAACACTGCCTGATGGAAAAAAGTATGCAGAGCACGAGCACCCTTATTCCTCAGACTTGGATATTTTTGGCACGCACTCTCTCTTCCAATTGCTCAACAGGAGCCATTTTGAAGGTAGTCGCCAAACCATGGCGCTTTGGCTCAATCACCCTGCAGATCATCAAACAATCCTTAGGAGACAGCAATCCATCATCGAATTGAAAGATGATATCGATTGGTGCCAAACCAACATGGCACACAGTTATTCACCCAAAGCCAAGAAAGATGAGGAAACACAATCACTCTCCAATATCCTCAGCCACCTAGCCCAAGACACAAAAGTTCTGGATAAGAAAATCTGGCATGTGGCTCAGGTGATTTTACCGCTATTGGCTATGCTGACCTTGGTTGCACACTTTTGGTTGGGGATTGATTTTAGGTGGATATTCCTACCCATGCTGATCAACGTTTTGTTTTTGAGAGTCATATTTGCACCACTGTTGAACCTCACCAGAAATCTCGAAGGAATAACCCATCTGTTGAGTGGTTATGAATCGTTCCTCAGGGCAATCGAAAAAAGAGCGTTCGAATCCAGTCTATTGCAAGAACTGAAATCTACCATCAATCAAGAAGAGCGGGCATCCAAGGTAATCAAACAATTGAAAGCGTCACTGCACTTGCTGACCAACCGCGGCAATTTGTTTTATCAAGTACTCAATTCATTGTTCGTACTAGACATTTTCATGTTGCAGAGAGTGAAAAATTGGCACAAACATTACGGACATGCTGTGATCCACTGGTTGGAAGCTGCAGATCAAGTCTCAGTAATTGCTGATTTGGCTGCTTTCTCTTTCGCTCATGAGGAATATCGGTTTCCAACGGTAGATTCTAGCGACATATGGATACAAAGTGCCGAGATGTCGCATCCACTTTTGGCTTGTGGTAAGTCGGTTTCCAACGATTTTGCCCTGTCAGGCAGGGGGCATCTGGCACTGATCACGGGTTCCAACATGTCTGGTAAGAGTACTTTTCTGCGGACTTTGGGTATCAATTTGGTCTTGGCACAAATGGGCGCACCAGTTTCGGCCAGTTCTTTCCGATTTACGCCGATCAGATTGTTTAGTAGCATGCGCACGCAAGATAATCTCGAAGAGAGCGTCAGCTCCTTTTATGCAGAGATTCGCAGAATCAAACAGCTACTGGATCAAATCAACGAGGAGAAACCCACTCTTTATCTCCTAGACGAAATACTGAAAGGTACCAACACCAAAGACAGACATGCAGGAGCCATCGCGCTGATAGAACAGCTCACAGCGCAAAACTGTATAGGGCTCATATCTACTCATGATGTAGAGCTGGCAGAATTGATCAATCCTAAGATGATCAACTTCAGTTTCAACAGTACTTTAGTCAATGACGAAATCTTGTTTGACTACAAATTGACCAATGGTCCATGCCGTAGTTTCAACGCAAGTGCCCTCATGAAAAAAATGGGGATTATCAAAAAGTAA
- the purE gene encoding 5-(carboxyamino)imidazole ribonucleotide mutase, translated as MTAQVGIIMGSKSDLTIMNQAAEVLTELGVSYELTIVSAHRTPHRMVEYAEAAKGRGIKVIIAGAGGAAHLPGMVASLTTLPVIGVPVKSSNSIDGWDSVLSILQMPGGVPVATVALDGAKNAGILAAQIIGTHDDTIGNNLAEYKIQMRKKVEDSIKEL; from the coding sequence ATGACAGCACAAGTAGGTATCATCATGGGTAGCAAATCGGACTTGACCATCATGAATCAAGCCGCAGAGGTATTGACAGAGCTAGGAGTCAGCTACGAACTCACCATCGTATCTGCACACCGGACGCCCCATCGCATGGTCGAATATGCCGAGGCTGCCAAAGGAAGAGGCATCAAAGTAATCATCGCAGGTGCTGGCGGAGCTGCTCACCTACCAGGTATGGTGGCTTCTTTGACCACTCTGCCCGTGATCGGCGTGCCTGTCAAGTCGAGCAATTCCATCGACGGTTGGGATTCTGTGTTGTCTATTTTGCAGATGCCTGGCGGAGTACCTGTCGCGACAGTAGCACTAGATGGAGCAAAAAATGCAGGCATACTGGCAGCACAAATCATCGGTACCCATGACGATACGATTGGAAACAATCTGGCCGAATACAAGATTCAGATGCGCAAGAAAGTGGAAGATTCCATCAAGGAATTGTAA
- a CDS encoding glycosyltransferase family 2 protein — protein MQKKDSPLVSIIMAVKDTAPYLPACLDSIIDQTYTNWELIAVNDHSSDATPEILDTYAQKDPRIKVYNSDRPKLIPTLQVAYAQATGTLINRMDSDDKMPDYKLDVLVKEWNKYGKGHVIGGGTEHFVDEGEVGDGFRRYEVWLNDVARRSAHYEEIYTECVIPSHSWIIHRDDFDQVGAFDPIVYPEDYDLCFRFYRAQLKIIGIDVVLHYWRDRSNRISRTWDEYKDNRYFDLKTRFFYELDRDKTRPLVLWGAGRNGKDMAKILISHDDEFHWVCDNERKIGKDVYGTIMEHYDVIPTLDNPQIMIVVSSPDGKKEIRAQLHKWGKEVVKDYWFFA, from the coding sequence ATGCAGAAAAAAGACTCCCCGTTGGTCTCCATCATCATGGCTGTCAAAGACACCGCGCCCTACCTACCTGCTTGTTTGGATTCGATCATCGACCAAACCTATACAAACTGGGAACTCATAGCTGTCAACGACCACAGCAGCGATGCGACACCTGAGATACTTGACACCTACGCCCAAAAAGATCCACGTATCAAAGTATATAATAGCGACAGACCCAAACTGATCCCAACTCTACAGGTGGCTTATGCTCAAGCTACGGGTACACTGATCAATCGAATGGATTCTGATGACAAGATGCCCGATTACAAACTAGACGTATTGGTCAAAGAGTGGAACAAATATGGCAAAGGACATGTGATAGGAGGAGGAACTGAACACTTCGTGGATGAAGGAGAGGTTGGGGATGGGTTTCGGAGATATGAGGTCTGGCTCAATGATGTCGCTCGGCGTAGTGCCCACTATGAAGAGATTTATACCGAGTGCGTGATCCCTTCTCACTCTTGGATCATCCACCGTGATGATTTTGACCAGGTGGGGGCATTTGATCCGATCGTGTATCCTGAGGACTATGACCTTTGTTTTCGGTTTTATCGTGCTCAGCTCAAAATCATCGGAATTGATGTAGTGCTCCATTATTGGAGAGATCGGTCAAACCGAATCTCCCGTACTTGGGATGAATACAAAGACAACCGCTATTTTGATCTAAAAACAAGGTTTTTCTACGAACTAGACAGAGATAAGACACGACCTCTTGTACTTTGGGGTGCAGGACGCAATGGCAAAGACATGGCTAAAATCCTCATCAGTCATGACGATGAATTCCACTGGGTGTGTGACAATGAGCGAAAGATAGGCAAGGATGTTTATGGCACCATCATGGAGCACTATGATGTGATCCCAACCCTTGACAATCCCCAAATCATGATCGTAGTTTCCTCGCCAGACGGCAAAAAGGAAATCAGAGCACAATTGCACAAATGGGGTAAGGAAGTGGTAAAGGATTATTGGTTTTTTGCGTAG
- a CDS encoding DUF5723 family protein gives MKTFATLLMCCFVSLASWGQSGISLYHLNNETFQGNNMNPAFIPDGKVFLGLPVLSGVMVDLNATASYNDLQTIDDEGTKVYDFDKIVSQSKDKNYLGVESEISTFYLGFRPKATMAFSVFVRERIAARGFYSHDAADFIWNGNKNYVGKSVDLSTTLVDARYYREYGIGLWKSFPKNKLDVGVRVKFLNGMISAISDSDFDGRIMVSDDNYQHTLSLSHARVNTAGINLIENGNEGDLESHLISNNNLGFGIDVGVNWRINEKFSTSLAINDLGFINWKTDPENYWVADTTFSFDGLNLKDSDNIVDAIKDSLINRLQDSISYESYSSGLNTSAYASGSYHLSRRDMVTATISSHIVQGNFRMLYALGYTRKFGNILSVSGNVIRKPQQGFDVGLATAVNLGALQLYAASDQIIKVWNTPEASSFDIRFGINFIFGRSKVKADAKDNRKDLQHESPYGKGAKVEKSDGLYWIVPKQKPRPVYNDHPEFSDK, from the coding sequence TTGAAAACATTTGCAACCTTATTGATGTGTTGTTTTGTCTCACTAGCAAGCTGGGGACAATCTGGTATATCCTTGTATCATCTCAACAATGAAACGTTTCAGGGCAACAACATGAACCCCGCTTTTATACCCGATGGAAAAGTGTTTTTGGGACTTCCCGTACTTTCTGGTGTGATGGTGGACTTAAACGCTACTGCGAGCTACAATGATCTTCAAACCATTGATGACGAAGGAACAAAAGTGTATGATTTCGACAAAATAGTTTCTCAATCCAAAGACAAAAACTATCTCGGTGTAGAGTCAGAGATTTCAACATTTTACTTAGGATTTAGACCCAAAGCTACCATGGCTTTTTCCGTTTTCGTGAGAGAGCGGATTGCTGCCAGAGGATTTTACAGTCATGATGCCGCGGATTTTATTTGGAATGGAAATAAAAACTATGTGGGCAAAAGTGTTGACTTGTCTACTACACTCGTAGATGCTAGGTATTACAGAGAATACGGAATTGGACTGTGGAAAAGCTTTCCAAAAAACAAACTGGATGTGGGTGTCAGGGTGAAATTCCTCAATGGCATGATCAGTGCCATTAGTGATTCGGACTTTGATGGCAGGATAATGGTCAGTGATGACAATTATCAGCATACGCTCAGTCTGTCTCATGCCCGTGTCAATACTGCTGGGATCAACTTGATCGAAAATGGCAATGAGGGCGACCTAGAATCTCATCTCATCAGCAACAACAACCTCGGTTTTGGAATCGATGTGGGGGTCAATTGGAGAATCAATGAAAAATTCTCAACCAGTCTAGCAATCAATGATCTAGGGTTTATTAATTGGAAAACTGATCCTGAAAATTATTGGGTGGCAGATACTACTTTTTCTTTCGATGGGCTCAATCTCAAAGATTCTGACAACATCGTAGATGCTATCAAAGATTCCTTAATCAATAGGTTGCAAGATTCTATCAGTTATGAATCCTACAGTTCTGGTCTCAACACGAGTGCTTATGCCAGTGGCAGTTATCACCTGAGTCGCAGAGACATGGTGACCGCAACAATTTCTAGTCATATCGTGCAGGGGAATTTCCGCATGCTATATGCCCTAGGTTACACCAGAAAATTCGGTAACATTCTTTCTGTATCTGGCAATGTCATCCGCAAACCACAGCAAGGATTTGATGTGGGGTTGGCTACTGCTGTCAACCTAGGAGCACTCCAACTGTATGCTGCTAGCGACCAAATAATCAAAGTATGGAATACCCCAGAAGCCAGTTCATTTGATATCCGTTTTGGCATCAACTTTATTTTTGGGAGATCCAAAGTAAAAGCAGATGCCAAAGACAACCGAAAGGATCTGCAGCACGAATCGCCGTATGGCAAAGGGGCTAAAGTAGAAAAAAGTGATGGTTTATATTGGATCGTCCCCAAACAAAAACCTCGGCCAGTGTACAACGATCATCCAGAGTTTAGTGACAAATAA
- a CDS encoding 5-(carboxyamino)imidazole ribonucleotide synthase translates to MTFDPSISIAVLGGGQLGRMMIQSAMNLNLEISCMDPDPNAPCKNLASHFVNGDITNYDEVLAFGDVHDVITVEIENVNVEALEELERRGKKVFPQPRVLRTIKDKGLQKEFYLEHDIPTSEFVFIHSKEDLKDYTDLLPAANKLRTEGYDGRGVQIIKTEADLNKGFDAPSILEKFVDYAKEISVIVARNEKGEISTFPVVELEYHPEQNLVEFLFSPSEIDATIRANARKLAEKVITAFDMVGLLAVEMFVMKDGSLMVNECAPRTHNSGHHTIEGNITSQFEQHIRAILNLPLGNTDTKGSAVMINLLGHPDHAGTAKYQGIDEAMNITGMHVHLYGKKITKPFRKMGHVTLVGQDLQKLKETARSLKESIKIIA, encoded by the coding sequence ATGACTTTTGATCCCAGTATTTCAATCGCTGTATTAGGAGGTGGCCAATTGGGTCGGATGATGATCCAATCTGCCATGAATCTCAACCTTGAGATTTCGTGTATGGATCCAGATCCCAATGCCCCCTGCAAAAACCTCGCAAGCCACTTCGTCAATGGTGACATCACCAACTACGACGAGGTATTGGCCTTTGGGGACGTACATGATGTGATCACCGTGGAGATCGAAAACGTCAATGTGGAAGCCCTCGAAGAATTAGAAAGAAGAGGCAAAAAAGTATTTCCGCAACCGCGTGTCTTACGAACCATCAAGGACAAGGGACTACAAAAGGAGTTTTATTTGGAGCACGACATCCCTACTTCGGAGTTCGTTTTCATCCACAGCAAAGAAGACCTGAAAGACTACACCGATCTCCTGCCAGCAGCCAACAAACTGCGTACCGAAGGATACGATGGACGTGGTGTTCAGATCATCAAAACAGAAGCTGATTTGAACAAAGGATTTGACGCTCCTTCTATCCTAGAAAAATTTGTGGATTATGCCAAAGAGATATCGGTCATCGTGGCACGAAACGAAAAAGGCGAAATCTCCACTTTTCCAGTTGTAGAGCTAGAATACCATCCCGAACAAAACCTCGTAGAGTTTCTGTTTTCCCCCTCAGAAATAGACGCTACAATCAGAGCCAATGCCAGAAAATTGGCCGAAAAGGTAATCACGGCATTTGACATGGTGGGTTTGTTGGCAGTGGAGATGTTCGTGATGAAAGATGGCTCGTTGATGGTCAACGAGTGTGCACCTAGGACGCACAACAGCGGTCACCACACCATTGAGGGCAACATCACTTCACAGTTTGAACAGCACATTCGGGCGATTCTCAACCTTCCGCTGGGTAATACAGACACCAAAGGATCAGCCGTGATGATCAATCTGCTAGGTCATCCCGATCATGCAGGTACTGCCAAATACCAAGGCATAGATGAGGCAATGAACATCACCGGCATGCACGTACATTTGTATGGCAAAAAAATCACCAAACCTTTCAGGAAAATGGGACACGTCACATTGGTCGGTCAGGATTTACAAAAACTAAAAGAGACTGCACGATCTCTCAAAGAAAGCATCAAAATAATCGCATAA
- a CDS encoding dienelactone hydrolase family protein: MKDPLRKEDIDQEVFDLYDDYAHNKIERRQFIEKLSLYAIGGITISSLMSYMMPNYVDTQIVKQDDPRLISDYLNYESPNGGGTIKALFSKPKDPKAKMPGVIVVHENRGLNPYIEDVGRRVALEGFVSLAPDALSPLGGYPGNDDDGRALQKQRDRSEMLTDFIAAYDYLISRDDCNGKVGVVGFCFGGWISNMMAVKIPTLSAAVPYYGGQPSTEDVPNIKAPLMLQYAGLDSRVNEGWPTYEAALKENNKTFVAHFYPEVNHGFHNNTTPRYDEAAALLSWDRTIAFFNQYLK, from the coding sequence ATGAAGGACCCACTAAGAAAAGAAGACATTGATCAAGAGGTATTTGATCTCTATGATGATTATGCTCACAACAAGATCGAAAGACGTCAGTTTATTGAGAAACTTTCGCTCTATGCCATAGGAGGTATCACGATATCATCTCTGATGAGCTATATGATGCCCAACTATGTAGATACTCAGATCGTGAAACAGGATGATCCCAGACTCATTTCTGATTACCTCAACTATGAATCTCCCAATGGCGGGGGTACGATTAAGGCACTTTTCTCCAAGCCTAAAGATCCCAAAGCAAAGATGCCAGGTGTCATTGTCGTACATGAGAACCGTGGTCTCAATCCCTACATCGAGGATGTAGGTCGGCGTGTTGCGCTCGAAGGATTCGTTTCCTTGGCGCCTGATGCTTTGAGTCCTCTTGGCGGCTACCCCGGCAATGACGATGATGGACGAGCTCTGCAAAAGCAGCGTGATCGAAGCGAGATGTTGACCGATTTTATTGCAGCCTATGATTATCTGATCTCACGAGACGATTGCAATGGCAAGGTAGGAGTTGTAGGATTTTGTTTTGGTGGTTGGATTTCTAATATGATGGCTGTAAAAATTCCAACCCTGTCAGCAGCAGTACCCTACTATGGTGGACAACCTTCCACAGAGGATGTGCCCAATATCAAAGCACCGCTCATGCTCCAGTATGCAGGGCTTGATTCACGAGTAAATGAAGGTTGGCCAACCTATGAAGCGGCGCTTAAAGAAAATAACAAAACCTTTGTAGCTCACTTTTACCCAGAGGTCAATCATGGCTTTCACAACAATACCACTCCTCGATATGATGAAGCAGCCGCCTTACTATCTTGGGATCGAACAATTGCTTTTTTTAACCAGTACTTGAAATAG
- the feoB gene encoding ferrous iron transport protein B — protein MKRAINVALVGNPNAGKTSVFNLLTGMNQKVGNFPGVTMDKVSGHYSFQGESTMVLDLPGTYSIYPRSMDERVVFDFLSDENAHDYPDKIIAVADASNLERNLLLFSQILDLGQPTILALTMLDMANKQGINIDITALEKEFNTKVVTINGRNGDGLEELKEAILESREVEYTALYDVRELSPEIIPVIKEKFDLKNDYIAYQYAQQTYSKSFLSNDDMQFIADAKVKYNFCDRQFQTTETVERYKIIRQKLSEIVTRSQPGEIKTRTSKLDKILTHKIYGYLIFMAVLLLMFQSIFEWANPFMDWIDLGFAQLSAFARSILPSGVLTNLIAEGIIPGLGGVVIFIPQIALLFCFISILEESGYMSRVVFLTDKIMRKFGLNGKSIVPLISGVACAIPAIMATRNIESWKDRIITIFVTPFMSCSARLPVYAILISLVIPDTRVLGIFNLQGLTLMFLYLLGFFGAIFSALILQKILKVKERSYFIMELPVYRWPKWKNVWITIFSKSRTFVLEAGKIILAISIVLWVLASYGPGDRFDQASTAVQNTYPTLDTTSVEFENALSAYKLENSYAGILGKSIEPVIRPLGYDWKIGIALITSFAAREVFVGTIATIYSVGDEENESTIKDKLKAEINPETGLPMYTFALGLSLMIFYAFAMQCMSTLAVVYRETKSIKWPILQLIYMSGLAYICALIAYQVFK, from the coding sequence ATGAAGAGAGCAATCAATGTAGCCCTCGTCGGCAACCCCAACGCTGGCAAAACCTCTGTGTTCAACCTACTCACGGGGATGAACCAAAAAGTGGGCAACTTTCCTGGTGTGACCATGGACAAAGTATCCGGACACTATTCCTTTCAAGGGGAATCAACTATGGTGCTGGATCTACCTGGTACCTACAGTATCTATCCTCGGTCTATGGATGAAAGAGTAGTCTTTGACTTCCTCAGTGACGAAAATGCACACGACTACCCAGACAAAATCATAGCTGTCGCTGATGCCTCCAACCTAGAGAGAAACCTACTGCTCTTCTCACAAATTCTGGATTTGGGTCAGCCTACGATATTGGCACTTACCATGCTGGATATGGCCAACAAGCAAGGTATCAATATTGACATCACCGCACTCGAAAAGGAATTTAATACCAAAGTAGTCACCATCAATGGCCGGAATGGTGATGGGCTGGAAGAACTCAAAGAAGCGATCTTAGAAAGCCGAGAGGTAGAATACACCGCACTCTATGATGTCCGAGAGTTGTCTCCCGAAATCATCCCTGTCATCAAAGAAAAATTTGATCTTAAGAACGACTACATTGCCTATCAATATGCCCAGCAGACCTATAGCAAGTCTTTTCTGAGCAATGATGACATGCAATTTATCGCAGATGCGAAAGTCAAGTATAATTTTTGTGACCGTCAATTTCAGACCACAGAAACTGTCGAGCGATACAAAATCATCCGACAAAAACTGAGTGAGATAGTCACCCGATCACAACCTGGAGAGATCAAGACCCGCACCAGCAAACTGGACAAAATCCTGACACACAAAATCTATGGTTATCTGATATTCATGGCGGTGCTGCTACTCATGTTTCAAAGCATTTTTGAGTGGGCCAACCCATTTATGGATTGGATTGATTTGGGTTTTGCACAGCTCAGTGCTTTCGCAAGGAGTATTTTGCCCAGTGGTGTACTGACCAATCTGATTGCCGAAGGAATCATCCCTGGGCTCGGTGGAGTAGTGATATTTATTCCTCAGATCGCTCTCTTATTTTGTTTTATCTCCATCTTGGAAGAGTCAGGATACATGTCACGGGTGGTTTTCCTCACGGACAAAATCATGCGCAAATTTGGCCTCAATGGCAAGAGTATCGTGCCATTGATCTCAGGTGTGGCCTGTGCCATACCGGCCATCATGGCAACTCGCAACATAGAAAGCTGGAAGGACAGAATCATCACGATTTTTGTCACACCATTTATGAGTTGCTCGGCGCGATTGCCAGTGTATGCCATTTTGATTTCTTTGGTCATCCCTGATACCAGAGTTTTGGGAATTTTCAATCTGCAAGGCCTTACTTTGATGTTCCTTTATTTGCTGGGCTTCTTTGGGGCTATTTTTTCTGCTTTGATTCTTCAGAAAATATTGAAAGTCAAAGAGCGTAGCTATTTCATCATGGAGTTGCCCGTGTACCGCTGGCCAAAATGGAAGAATGTATGGATTACGATTTTCTCCAAGAGTAGAACCTTTGTACTCGAAGCAGGAAAAATCATCTTGGCGATATCTATAGTCCTTTGGGTTCTTGCATCCTATGGTCCGGGTGATAGATTTGACCAAGCAAGTACAGCTGTACAAAACACCTACCCCACACTAGATACAACTTCAGTAGAGTTTGAAAACGCACTGTCTGCCTACAAACTAGAAAATTCTTATGCGGGGATTTTGGGCAAATCCATAGAGCCTGTGATCAGGCCACTCGGCTATGATTGGAAAATCGGGATTGCTTTGATCACATCCTTTGCTGCGAGAGAGGTTTTCGTGGGGACCATCGCGACTATTTACAGTGTAGGAGATGAAGAGAATGAAAGCACGATCAAAGACAAATTGAAGGCAGAGATCAACCCCGAAACAGGGTTGCCGATGTACACTTTTGCGTTGGGATTGTCATTGATGATATTCTATGCTTTTGCCATGCAGTGTATGAGTACACTAGCGGTAGTCTATCGGGAGACAAAGTCTATCAAATGGCCTATTTTGCAGTTGATCTATATGTCGGGTCTCGCGTATATTTGCGCCTTGATCGCCTACCAAGTGTTTAAATAA